A stretch of Komagataella phaffii GS115 chromosome 2, complete sequence DNA encodes these proteins:
- a CDS encoding Mitochondrial translation initiation factor 2: protein MYSIKTVRSVIGTTGWLKRPCFGCNSASIRTAADLAMLNKLRSKKRINRNPLPTTVDPQKGQPETGNKGVPPHTQSKIASEHKVVRNGVKKVEDKFQKKPHSKSQGNSRSRKISKEEEKALKEISTEFETHRTEASKSASKKKRSPNKPKTAVERPKIPLTLPSFLTVSNLSTILRVRNEDLLTKLKELGFENMTYNYILDSETAALIADEYGFEATTNDNTSVDLFEQPECTEQKLLVPRAPVVTIMGHVDHGKTTILDYLRKSSIVNGEFGGITQHIGAFSVKTPKTKKMITFLDTPGHAAFLKMRQRGADVTDIVVLVVAADDSVMPQTKEAIKHAKNSGVPIIVAINKCDKPDANPDKVVADLAGHDIDVEDYGGETQVVRVSGKTGLGMEDLEESIITLSEVLDLKAQESKTLCEGWVIESEMKKGLGNTATFLVRRGVLERGKIIVAGNTWCKVKIMKDEHGKVLKKAGPSTPVEVIGWKDLPEAGQLGLEAKDEALAKKVILNRMAREEKFKEAQDIEKINEMRQSELREANKRQKIEELAKNGLSLEDIRKLDSEEYKDLLDETKQECEIVPFIIRADVSGSSEAIAESIDGLGNDEVKSKVLYQEVGPPTETDIERAETSGAIIFAFNLKTPKDIILKAERRGVHIKSHNVIYHLIEEVTHELQSRLKPDIKVEVLASAKVRAVFSITGKNKKEFKIAGCKVSQGIIKRNSQIQVTRNGQMIYRGHIDALKHERDDVAEVKKGMDCGVSLGRWQNFEEGDDIEVYEEKEVPRYL, encoded by the coding sequence ATGTACTCCATCAAGACCGTCAGGTCCGTTATTGGAACGACTGGATGGTTGAAACGGCCTTGTTTTGGATGCAATAGTGCCTCTATCCGAACAGCCGCGGATTTGGCAATGCTGAATAAGCTTAGATCCAAGAAGAGGATTAATAGAAACCCTCTGCCAACTACAGTGGACCCTCAGAAGGGACAGCCCGAAACTGGCAATAAAGGTGTTCCTCCACACACACAGTCGAAAATAGCAAGCGAGCATAAAGTAGTAAGAAATGGAGTCAAGAAAGTTGAGGATaaatttcagaagaaaccaCATTCCAAGTCTCAGGGAAACTCAAGGTCTAGGAAGATATCcaaggaagaggaaaaagcTCTAAAAGAGATTTCCACCGAGTTCGAAACTCATAGAACAGAAGCATCAAAGTCAGCTTCGAAAAAGAAGCGGTCTCCAAATAAGCCAAAAACTGCAGTTGAAAGACCAAAGATCCCGTTAACGCTTCCTTCGTTCTTGACTGTCTCTAATCTAAGTACCATTTTGAGGGTTAGAAACGAGGACCTTCTGACCAAACTGAAGGAACTaggatttgaaaacatgACCTATAACTACATTCTAGACTCCGAAACTGCTGCATTAATTGCCGATGAGTATGGGTTTGAGGCTACTACAAATGACAATACCAGTGTGGACCTGTTTGAACAGCCAGAATGCACTGAGCAAAAACTTTTGGTTCCAAGAGCACCTGTTGTAACTATAATGGGACATGTAGACCACGGCAAGACCACCATTCTGGACTATTTAAGAAAATCATCTATTGTCAACGGAGAGTTTGGTGGAATAACCCAGCACATAGGAGCATTTTCAGTTAAGACTCCAAAGACAAAAAAGATGATCACATTCCTCGATACTCCAGGTCATGCTGCGTTTCTAAAAATGAGACAAAGAGGAGCTGATGTTACTGATATTGTGGTTCTGGTTGTGGCAGCTGACGATTCTGTGATGCCTCAGACTAAAGAAGCCATAAAGCATGCCAAAAACTCTGGAGTACCTATCATTGTTGCCATAAACAAGTGTGATAAGCCAGATGCGAACCCGGATAAAGTGGTTGCCGACTTGGCCGGTCATGATATCGATGTAGAAGATTACGGCGGTGAAACTCAGGTTGTCCGAGTGTCTGGCAAGACAGGACTTGGTATGGAAGACTTAGAAGAGTCTATTATTACATTATCCGAAGTTCTTGACCTGAAGGCTCAAGAATCAAAGACTCTTTGCGAAGGATGGGTGATCGAGTCCGAAATGAAAAAGGGACTTGGAAACACTGCCACATTCTTAGTCAGAAGGGGTGTTCTGGAGAGGGGCAAAATTATAGTGGCCGGTAATACTTGGTGCAAAGTGAAGATTATGAAAGATGAGCAcggaaaagttttgaagaaagctGGCCCTTCGACCCCAGTTGAAGTTATTGGCTGGAAAGATCTTCCGGAAGCCGGTCAGCTCGGTTTGGAGGCTAAGGATGAAGCTCTTGCTAAGAAAGTAATCTTGAACAGAATGGCAAGAGAGGAAAAGTTTAAAGAAGCccaagatattgaaaagattaacGAAATGAGACAAAGCGAGTTGAGAGAAGCCAataaaagacaaaaaatAGAAGAGTTGGCCAAGAATGGCCTTTCGTTAGAAGACATTCGAAAACTAGACAGTGAGGAATACAAAGATCTTTTAGATGAAACTAAACAAGAATGTGAAATTGTTCCCTTTATCATTAGAGCTGATGTTAGCGGCTCCTCTGAAGCCATAGCTGAGAGTATCGATGGTCTAGGTAATGATGAAGTGAAAAGTAAAGTCTTGTACCAAGAGGTCGGTCCTCCTACTGAAactgatattgaaagagctGAGACATCCGGAGCTATTATTTTTGCATTCAACCTTAAAACTCCTAAAGACATCATTTTGAAAGCCGAAAGAAGGGGAGTGCATATAAAAAGTCATAACGTTATTTAtcatttgattgaagaagtcaCTCATGAGCTTCAATCCAGATTGAAGCCCGATATTAAAGTTGAGGTATTAGCTTCAGCTAAGGTTCGTGCTGTGTTTAGTATCACAGGAaaaaacaagaaagagttcaaaattGCAGGTTGTAAAGTATCCCAAGGGATCATTAAAAGAAACTCTCAGATCCAAGTGACTAGAAATGGACAGATGATCTACAGGGGCCATATAGATGCTCTTAAACATGAAAGAGATGATGTCGCCGAGGTAAAGAAAGGAATGGATTGCGGTGTCAGCCTTGGAAGATGGCAGAACTTTGAGGAAGgtgatgatattgaagtctatgaagagaaagaagtgCCCCGATACTTGTAA
- a CDS encoding Subunit C of the eight-subunit V1 peripheral membrane domain of vacuolar H+-ATPase (V-ATPase), whose translation MAEPLGSYLLISLPKTQNLLHDETQDWLETNVNGGKVSVTNVDVPEFKIGTLDTLMQQTEEISKLDNQLNQAVNKVLEIIQTVFDKNPAFVEQAKQVEGRSVIDYLENFKWNTSKYRTDRSIRQLIDTISLDGLNLDNDVKATFQNYNSAKSNLAAAERKRTGDLTVKSLHDIVDETDFVLDSDHLQTILLVIPKNLVQSFLNTYETVVPFVVPRSAKRITADSEFVLYSVILFKKYVPEFLAAARENKWITREFNYDEESIKLLRNEYNDASTQEHSLRNDLIRLVKAAYADIVSSWLHIKILRTFIESVLRYGIPPDFSYFLLKLPHKAIEKGKSQLVEKFGYLGGAAVGVDRRGKIVKDSLHEYASLVDTDYQPFVLYELEIN comes from the coding sequence ATGGCAGAACCATTGGGCAGTTATTTGCTGATCTCTCTGCCGAAAACGCAAAACCTACTCCACGATGAGACGCAGGATTGGCTGGAGACTAACGTGAATGgaggaaaagtttcagtCACCAACGTTGACGTTCCTGAGTTCAAGATTGGCACCCTAGACACCTTGATGCAACAGACGGAGGAAATCTCCAAGTTGGACAATCAGTTGAACCAGGCTGTTAACAAGGTGTTAGAAATCATACAGACTGTCTTTGACAAAAACCCAGCGTTTGTGGAACAGGCTAAACAAGTAGAGGGTCGTTCTGTCATTGACtatcttgaaaatttcaaatgGAACACATCAAAGTATAGAACCGACCGTTCAATTCGCCAGTTAATTGACACCATATCTTTGGATGGATTGAATCTAGACAATGACGTGAAAGCTACATTTCAAAACTATAACTCTGCAAAGTCCAACTTGGCCGCTGCAGAGCGCAAACGAACTGGAGATTTGACGGTAAAGTCGTTGCatgatattgttgatgagaCTGATTTTGTTCTAGACTCTGATCATTTGCAGACAATTCTGTTAGTCATTCCAAAGAATTTGGTGCAGTCTTTCCTCAATACCTACGAGACTGTGGTACCATTTGTGGTTCCCAGAAGTGCTAAAAGAATTACTGCTGATTCAGAGTTTGTGCTGTATAGTGTCATCTTATTCAAGAAGTACGTGCCCGAATTCTTGGCTGCAGCTAGAGAGAACAAGTGGATTACTCGTGAGTTTAACTATGATGAGGAGTCAATTAAACTGCTGAGAAATGAGTACAACGATGCCAGCACACAGGAGCATTCATTGAGGAACGATCTGATAAGATTGGTTAAGGCTGCTTATGCGGATATAGTCAGTTCGTGGTTACACATCAAAATATTGAGAACTTTCATCGAGTCAGTTTTGCGTTACGGAATCCCTCCAGATTTTTCATATTTCCTGTTAAAATTACCCCACAAAGCCATTGAGAAAGGTAAATCCCAGTTGGTAGAGAAGTTTGGTTATTTGGGAGGGGCTGCCGTCGGGGTTGACCGTCGTGGTAAAATTGTCAAAGATTCTCTACATGAATATGCCAGTCTGGTGGATACCGACTATCAACCATTTGTGCTATATGAGCTGGAGATTAACTAG